A single Larimichthys crocea isolate SSNF chromosome VIII, L_crocea_2.0, whole genome shotgun sequence DNA region contains:
- the cers3a gene encoding ceramide synthase 2, translating to MFNTLYEWFWWDRIWLPRNLTWADLEDKDGRVYAKASHLYVTVPYALAFLLIRYMFERWIATPVAVSVGIKQKVHLKVEDNPILEVYYTTRYRNPAQADIAGLSKKSSLSVRQVERWFRRRRSQDRPGVLKKFREASWRFVFYMFAFIGGIAALYDKEWFYDTREVWTGFPKQSMLESQYWYYILEMSFYGSLLFSVAFDVKRKDFKEQIIHHLATLVLLSFSWCVNYIRIGTLVMLVHDTSDVLLESAKLFNYAKSEKICQTLFIIFAIVFMVTRLIIFPFWLIHCTWVYPVHHYPAFFGYYFFNVMLVILLCLHIFWAYLILRMIKKFLIGSLKGDERSDNEEEEEEEDGSTATEDESEEQHKTGNGLAVDEKEDKNGCFGCLSPPENICRSKTVC from the exons ATGTTTAACACTCTGTATGAGTGGTTCTGGTGGGACAGAATCTGGTTACCCAGGAACCTGACTTGGGCTGACCTGGAGGACAAGGATGGACGGGTCTATGCCAAAGCATCACATCTCTATGTCACTGTCCCCTACGCCTTGGCCTTCTTACTTATCAGATACATGTTTGAAAG GTGGATAGCAACACCAGTTGCAGTCTCTGTTGGGATAAAGCAGAAAGTCCATCTGAAAGTAGAGGACAACCCTATCCTGGAGGTCTACTACACTACTCGCTATAGAAATCCTGCTCAG GCAGACATTGCGGGGCTGTCTAAGAAAAGCTCTTTGTCAGTCAGACAAGTTGAACGCTGGTTCAGAAGACGACGCAGCCAAGACCGCCCTGGAGTCCTGAAGAAGTTCAGAGAGGCCAG CTGGAGGTTTGTCTTTTACATGTTTGCGTTCATCGGAGGAATAGCAGCACTGTACGAT AAAGAATGGTTTTACGACACCCGGGAAGTATGGACAGGTTTTCCAAAGCAG tccaTGCTGGAGTCTCAGTACTGGTATTATATCTTAGAGATGAGCTTTTATGGGTCTCTTCTCTTCAGCGTTGCCTTTGATGTCAAGAGAAAG gaCTTTAAGGAGCAAATCATCCACCACTTGGCCACACTGGTTCTCTTATCATTCTCCTGGTGTGTCAACTACATTCGTATAGGAACTCTGGTCATGCTCGTCCATGATACCTCTGATGTATTACTGGAG tcTGCCAAATTATTCAACTACGCCAAATCGGAGAAAATCTGCCAAActctttttattatctttgcCATAGTGTTTATGGTGACACGACTGATCATTTTCCCATTCTG gcTGATCCATTGTACCTGGGTCTACCCCGTTCACCATTACCCTGCCTTCTTTGGATACTACTTCTTCAATGTGATGCTGGTCATCCTTCTCTGCCTGCACATATTCTGGGCCTACCTTATTCTCCGCATGATCAAAAAATTTCTGATTGGCTCT CTGAAGGGAGATGAGAGAAGTGacaatgaagaggaagaggaggaggaggatgggtcCACAGCGACGGAAGACGAAAGTGAGGAACAGCACAAGACTGGAAATGGATTGGCAGTTGATGAGAAGGAGGACAAGAATGGCTGCTTTGGATGCTTGTCTCCACCAGAGAACATCTGCCGGTCAAAGACAGTCTGCTGA